TTATGAATATCCCGGATGGAATTGACGAAGAGCTGCCATTTAGCTAAAAAGCGGCGGCAATATTGATAGGAGGTAAACAATCATGGCTTACGAAAAAGGTAATAGACCGGATTCTCCAATGAAGAGAAGAGGCGGACGCAGAAGAAAAAAAGTTTGTGTATTCTGTGGACAGGAAAATAACGAAATCAGCTACAAAGACGCTAACAAACTGAAAAGATACGTATCTGAAAGAGGTAAAATTCTTCCTAGAAGAATTACAGGAAACTGTGCAAAACATCAGAGAGCGTTAACAGTAGAAATCAAAAAAGCTAGACATTTGGCAATCATGCCTTACGTTCAGGACTAATTGATATTTGGCACACTGCTTCGGCAGTGTGCTTTTTGCTTGTACAAAAGGAAAAACAATGGTATAATGTTTTAAATTGCTATTTAATTTTTGTATTGGCAGGTGGAGAGATGAATGGAAAAATTAAGATGAAGGGACAGTTGAAAATATATATGCAGTTCCCTATTCTTTTAGGGACATTACTTATAATCATGA
The DNA window shown above is from Blautia hansenii DSM 20583 and carries:
- the rpsR gene encoding 30S ribosomal protein S18, which codes for MAYEKGNRPDSPMKRRGGRRRKKVCVFCGQENNEISYKDANKLKRYVSERGKILPRRITGNCAKHQRALTVEIKKARHLAIMPYVQD